TCTTGTACATTCCCATTGTCCATCCTAAGGCAGTAACTATTGCAAGTGTTTTATAGCGATACTTATGCAAAGTGGGTAAAAATGCTAATCCATATAAGGAAAAACCTGCGCTAGCATGTGCCGCTGGGAAGCATTTGGCTGGCGTTTGGGCAACTATATTTTGCCAGAGATTAAGATAAGGAAGATCACCATTAAATAATGTTAAGTGATTGGGGCAACTAACATGGGTGACACCTTTTAATAGTGCAATAGAGCTTGGCACTGCAATCAAAATAATAAGTAAGTAACCTATTTCACGAACTGATAAAGGAATAATAAATCTATCGAGCTTACTACGGTTAATGGTAGAAGCAGTATTCGAAGGTTGTCTGTATTTGATAATTAACACGATTATCAAATACATTGCCACTAGGATCAAAAGTGCTTTAGGTCCATCATAAAAGATAAAAGCGTAAGGCTGAGCGCCTTTTTCTAGAAACCATTGCCCATTGGTATAAAAAAGCTCACTAATACCAACATCAAACTGACTATGCTCAAAAGTTAGACTCGCAATGACAGTTAAGCACAAAAGCTTAAGCCACGTCCAATTAGCTGAGTTATTTTCTAAAGTCATCAAGACACCCTACTCAATTTATTAGGTTGTAAAAGCTTAAGTGTTGTTCAATGTAAAAGGCTTAATAACGCCATTATCCATAAAACAAATAACAGTAATAACGCCAAAAACTGCGCAGCAGAGCCGACATCTTTCGCTATTTTAGCTAATGGATGTTGCTCCATCGAAGTATGATCGACACTCGCTTCAATACCAGTATTAATGAGCTCAACGATAAGGGATAAGAAGGAAGCGATCACAAGCATCATTTTGATACTGATGCCAAAAGGCATAAATATAATGACCATGAACAATATTAGATTGAGCCAAAAAATCTGCCTGAATGCCGCCTCGAACTGATAAGCCGCTTTAAAACCATCTATAGAATACCCCGTAGCTTTTAAAATACGAGCCAGACCTTTTTTACCCTTAACATTATTTGCAAAGTTATCCGCTACCATTAAAGTATCAGGTGTTTTTTGGTTGTCAGAATGGGAGTTTGTGTGGTCGTTGTCGAGAGTAATGGGTTCGATATGATTCATATTGATTGCTTAATAGTCATTAATATTCGGGTATGTAGCAGGTTTTAAGAAGCGTGTTAAATACTTAGTAAAATCAGCAGACTTTGAGTATATGACAGAGAAGATTAAGAAAGCGTTAAGGTAAAACTAATATCTGTTTTTATACATAGCAAAAAGCAGTAGCTGACACCTTGTTCTATTATAGTATCAGCTACTGCTACCTACTAACGTTGAAGTTAAAATATAATGTAAGTGCAATCATCGATCTAATTATTTTTTTAATGATCCCAGCTAGGAGAAGGTCACTGGTTAGCACTTAAATCTTAGTATGGGCTTGGCGCTGTTAAGAAAACGTTAAGATAGGATAATAGCTAAATTTAAAACTCATTCTTTTGGCTCGTTCTTTAGTCATCATCCTCCACGTCAACTTGACTACTTAACACCTTACCAGTATTGGCATCTATGCTCACATCATATATCTGATTGCCTTTGACGACTTCAATGTCGTAAACAGATTGACCTTTTTCTAGCTCGAACTCAGCACTAATTATTTTACCATTCACACTTTGTGCTGCTTTTTGCATGGCCCTAGTTAGCGTAACTTTGGCCTGCTTCATAGCACTGTATTCAGCCATGTCCTCTTTATCTAGTTTTTCTTGCTCAGTCTTGAGAACTTTACCCGTATTGGTATCAATCTTGACTTCATAAGCCGTACCGTTTGATACAAACTCAACTTCATATTCGCCCGTTACGGCACCCTTGCCATTATCATCATCGTCGTCATAATCGAATTCTGCGCTGACCAGATCACCTTTAGCATTCTGTTTAGCTATCTCAATTGCCTGCGTTAAGCTGATTTTACTTTGCATGGCGCTAACGGCTTCACTTGAACCAGTTACCGCTTTGATATTGGCGGCAGGGGCTGCTATAGCGGTTGCACCTACACCTGCAATAGTAAGGGCGACAATCATTGATTTGGTTAACACTGATAAGTTTTTCATAAGATTCATCCTTTTTATTAAGTCAATTTCTGACACACCGTTAACGGTTTTGTCAGCTACCTTGTGGGTATGAATCTATATTACGAAATAAGACATAGGAGAAACTTAGCGGGAATTAAGGGTTTAATTAGCGAGTGAATATAATAAACATTGCTTACTTATCGGAGTTAAATCACTATCTAAATAGTATTAGCTACACTCGAAAGGGCATCTATCTGTTAACTTAATCGTTGTTGTAGCGTATTTTGGAATAAAGAAGTCATTGAATATCAAATATCAAATATCAAATATCAAATATTTAACCACTCTCATTTTTGGCTTGAATAGCAACCTTGTTAAGCTTTTGATCAAAGGTGTTTCTATAGGGGGAAGTGATGTCAGAAAAATTCTTACAAAACACGACACTCATCGCGTATTCATCCTCACGAGTATCAAAACTACCTTGTGATGACATTACCAAGTTGAACTTTGAGACACAGGGTGACGAGGTTTTTTGGCTCAATACATATGGGCTGAGCGAATTAGACGAGATGAGACAAATTGTCATCCAAAATCAATTTGATGACTTCTTAATTAAATTACTCCAAGATGATGACCATGCCAACAAGGTTATCGAAC
The nucleotide sequence above comes from Psychrobacter sp. P2G3. Encoded proteins:
- a CDS encoding PepSY domain-containing protein, translated to MKNLSVLTKSMIVALTIAGVGATAIAAPAANIKAVTGSSEAVSAMQSKISLTQAIEIAKQNAKGDLVSAEFDYDDDDDNGKGAVTGEYEVEFVSNGTAYEVKIDTNTGKVLKTEQEKLDKEDMAEYSAMKQAKVTLTRAMQKAAQSVNGKIISAEFELEKGQSVYDIEVVKGNQIYDVSIDANTGKVLSSQVDVEDDD
- a CDS encoding PAP2 family lipid A phosphatase encodes the protein MTLENNSANWTWLKLLCLTVIASLTFEHSQFDVGISELFYTNGQWFLEKGAQPYAFIFYDGPKALLILVAMYLIIVLIIKYRQPSNTASTINRSKLDRFIIPLSVREIGYLLIILIAVPSSIALLKGVTHVSCPNHLTLFNGDLPYLNLWQNIVAQTPAKCFPAAHASAGFSLYGLAFLPTLHKYRYKTLAIVTALGWTMGMYKMLFGDHFFSHTLVSMLLSLTIACALASVFFKSAAIIKERNLILNSTVDSVK
- a CDS encoding diacylglycerol kinase, giving the protein MVADNFANNVKGKKGLARILKATGYSIDGFKAAYQFEAAFRQIFWLNLILFMVIIFMPFGISIKMMLVIASFLSLIVELINTGIEASVDHTSMEQHPLAKIAKDVGSAAQFLALLLLFVLWIMALLSLLH